The following are encoded together in the Bradyrhizobium genosp. L genome:
- a CDS encoding LysE family translocator has translation MSLQAYFAFVAACIALALLPGPIVTMVIANGLRYGTRAALINVLGAQVGLAIVIGIVAVGLTSLMATMGYWFNWVRFAGAAYLVWLGIKLIRSPVEGVGTDAAPPPPRGGFFLQGFLVLLSNPKVLVFFGAFIPQFMDMDKPHVPQVVVLGLTFMATAAMTDGIYALAAGRARKFFSKQRTRLMSRISGGFMIGGGIWLALTRAR, from the coding sequence ATGTCCCTGCAAGCCTATTTTGCCTTCGTCGCCGCCTGCATTGCGCTGGCGCTGCTGCCGGGTCCGATCGTCACCATGGTGATCGCCAACGGCTTGCGCTACGGCACCCGTGCCGCGCTGATCAATGTGCTGGGCGCGCAGGTCGGGCTCGCGATCGTGATCGGTATCGTCGCGGTCGGCCTGACCTCGCTGATGGCAACCATGGGTTACTGGTTCAACTGGGTCCGCTTCGCTGGCGCGGCCTATCTGGTCTGGCTCGGCATCAAGCTGATCCGCTCGCCGGTCGAGGGTGTCGGCACCGATGCTGCGCCACCGCCGCCGCGCGGCGGCTTCTTCCTGCAGGGTTTTCTGGTGCTGCTCTCGAACCCGAAGGTGCTGGTGTTCTTCGGCGCCTTCATTCCGCAGTTCATGGATATGGACAAGCCGCACGTCCCGCAGGTCGTGGTGCTTGGCCTCACCTTCATGGCAACCGCCGCCATGACGGACGGAATTTACGCGTTGGCGGCAGGCCGCGCCCGAAAATTCTTCTCCAAGCAGCGTACGCGACTGATGTCGCGCATCTCCGGCGGCTTCATGATCGGCGGCGGCATCTGGCTGGCGCTGACCCGGGCGCGCTGA
- a CDS encoding FAD binding domain-containing protein gives MNTAAAMTAPEFRAAGTDLSERRRSGVSRGPIVDLTASPDTIGIAWGTEGAARIGALTAIATIASDARIAAAYPGIAAAAHGLATPQIRHLATLGGNLAQRSRCWYFRNPQIGCLKKGGTDCPARSGNHLYHAAFDLGPCVAPHPSTMAMALLAYDATVTTDRRSRLSITDLLGDGSNGAADNLLAPGERIESIELPAPLAGERALYKRAISRTHAEWPLVEICVRAVVSAGILREVHIAAGGIAPVPLRLTASAAALQGKTADPATIAHAAELAISGAKPLPMTGYKLDLLKGLVRDAVERIVE, from the coding sequence ATGAACACCGCAGCCGCAATGACCGCACCGGAATTCCGCGCTGCCGGCACCGATCTGTCGGAACGCCGCCGCAGCGGCGTCTCGCGCGGGCCGATCGTCGATCTCACCGCCAGTCCCGATACGATCGGTATCGCGTGGGGCACGGAGGGTGCGGCCCGGATCGGCGCCCTGACCGCAATCGCGACGATTGCGTCGGATGCGCGGATCGCGGCGGCCTATCCCGGCATCGCCGCCGCCGCGCACGGCCTTGCCACACCGCAGATCCGTCACCTGGCGACGCTCGGCGGCAACCTCGCCCAGCGCTCGCGCTGCTGGTACTTCCGCAATCCGCAGATCGGCTGCCTGAAGAAGGGCGGGACCGACTGCCCGGCACGATCCGGCAACCATCTCTATCACGCGGCTTTCGATCTCGGTCCTTGCGTTGCGCCGCATCCCTCGACGATGGCGATGGCGCTGCTGGCCTACGATGCGACGGTCACGACCGATCGGCGCAGCAGATTGTCGATCACCGATCTGCTCGGCGACGGCAGCAATGGTGCGGCCGACAATCTGCTGGCGCCAGGTGAACGGATCGAAAGCATCGAGCTCCCCGCGCCGCTCGCCGGCGAGCGCGCGCTCTACAAGCGCGCCATCAGCCGCACCCATGCGGAATGGCCGCTGGTGGAAATCTGCGTGCGCGCAGTGGTGTCCGCCGGCATTCTTCGCGAGGTCCATATCGCGGCCGGCGGGATCGCCCCGGTCCCGTTAAGGCTCACGGCATCTGCGGCGGCGCTGCAAGGCAAGACCGCCGATCCGGCGACGATCGCGCACGCCGCCGAGCTTGCGATATCGGGCGCAAAGCCGCTGCCGATGACCGGATACAAGCTCGACTTGCTCAAAGGTCTCGTGCGCGACGCGGTCGAGCGGATCGTAGAATAG
- a CDS encoding molybdopterin-dependent oxidoreductase, with protein sequence MSTMTINGRVETLPDDPDALLIDVVRDQLHLTGTKLVCGAGVCGACTVLVDGAPVASCLMPAQAAAGKSVTSVEGIGAAELHPVQKAFMAHDALQCGFCTPGFIVEAVAFCDHWRATRGTAVPSREEIGAALSGHLCRCGAYDGIFRAVADACAGRFDGDHVVAPRIEARDKVTGAAKYTVDIRHDGQLEGVILRSREAHARITALDLAPARALAGVAAVSLIGDDRIVRYVGEPIAAVAAKDRNTALAALAAIQVTSERLPAVIGLDAGRKDDAPVVFDRASRKRAGNVSEVGGGPAPWKQNVRGPTAVFSQRAGKARSWVNEARQAGSRLLVEGTFRTGTQQHACLEPHAAVARFDGDRLTVHASSQWVFHLREQIAKRFKLDHDKVRVIADHVGGGFGSKSSLGVETIVAIELARAAKAPVRVAYDRHEELSVAGYRPAAEVKVALLPSEAGGLKALEVTAHADTGAATNSTIAALARLIYPAEAKALSDFDVISNLPPGAAFRGPGGPPMAFAVEQAIDEAALRLGVDPIALRKRWDPDPNRQRLYDWASGLDTWRNRKPAGSGRYRRGVGVATGYWLYLWQPKVKVEVAVRGGRIVASTATQDIGTGTRSVIADTVAREFDLEPDEIEVRIGDSSLPEGPGSGGSRVTASILPPTLSAIQKLKATMLDQATRKPAPGSNAPWRELIARSPDIAVTETRGEDGKTTAPSIRSPLRDVGFMGIVFGFMMRRLSNIVVGAGVPSSVQVIEVEVDTWLGHVRVLNVHTGIAVGKVAAPVLAHSQACGAVIQGLGYALYEARELDPNNGDVLTAGMEDYRIPGIADTPAIDVHFDEAGFDHVLGNSVGIGEVATVPTSPAVANAIHDAIGIRLTELPIRPDRIVAALKGRTAA encoded by the coding sequence ATGAGCACGATGACCATCAATGGGCGGGTCGAGACCCTCCCCGACGATCCCGACGCGCTGCTGATCGACGTCGTGCGCGATCAGCTCCACCTGACCGGAACCAAGCTGGTCTGCGGTGCCGGCGTCTGCGGCGCCTGCACCGTGCTGGTCGACGGCGCGCCGGTCGCGAGCTGTCTGATGCCGGCGCAGGCTGCCGCCGGCAAGTCGGTGACGTCGGTGGAGGGCATCGGCGCGGCAGAGCTGCATCCGGTGCAGAAGGCGTTCATGGCGCATGACGCCCTGCAATGCGGCTTCTGCACGCCGGGTTTCATCGTCGAGGCTGTCGCGTTCTGTGACCATTGGCGTGCGACCAGGGGAACCGCGGTGCCTTCGCGCGAGGAGATCGGCGCGGCGCTGTCGGGCCATCTCTGCCGCTGCGGCGCCTATGACGGGATTTTTCGCGCGGTGGCGGATGCCTGCGCCGGCCGGTTCGACGGCGACCATGTCGTCGCGCCGCGCATCGAGGCCCGCGACAAGGTGACAGGCGCGGCAAAATACACCGTCGATATCAGGCACGATGGCCAGCTCGAGGGCGTGATCCTGCGCTCGCGCGAGGCGCATGCACGCATCACCGCGCTCGATCTCGCGCCGGCGCGCGCACTGGCCGGCGTCGCCGCGGTGTCGCTGATCGGCGACGATCGCATCGTGCGCTATGTCGGCGAGCCGATCGCCGCGGTGGCGGCCAAGGACCGCAACACCGCGCTGGCCGCGCTCGCCGCGATCCAGGTGACCAGCGAGCGCCTCCCCGCGGTGATCGGGCTCGATGCCGGCCGCAAGGACGACGCGCCTGTGGTGTTCGACAGAGCGAGCCGCAAGCGTGCCGGCAACGTCTCTGAAGTGGGCGGCGGGCCCGCGCCCTGGAAGCAGAACGTCCGCGGGCCGACCGCGGTGTTCTCGCAGCGCGCGGGCAAGGCGCGCAGCTGGGTGAACGAGGCGCGCCAGGCGGGCAGCCGGCTGCTCGTCGAAGGCACCTTTCGCACCGGCACGCAGCAGCATGCCTGCCTCGAGCCGCATGCCGCGGTGGCGCGCTTCGACGGCGACCGGCTGACGGTGCACGCCTCGTCGCAATGGGTGTTTCACCTGCGGGAGCAGATTGCAAAGCGCTTCAAGCTCGATCACGACAAGGTCCGCGTCATCGCCGATCACGTCGGTGGCGGCTTCGGCTCCAAGTCGAGCCTCGGCGTCGAGACGATCGTCGCGATCGAGCTCGCACGTGCGGCCAAGGCGCCGGTCAGGGTCGCCTACGACCGGCACGAGGAGCTCTCGGTCGCCGGCTATCGGCCGGCCGCCGAGGTGAAGGTCGCGCTGCTGCCCTCCGAAGCGGGCGGCCTGAAGGCGCTCGAAGTCACCGCGCATGCCGACACGGGTGCGGCGACCAATTCGACCATCGCGGCGTTGGCGCGGCTGATCTATCCGGCCGAAGCAAAGGCGTTGTCGGATTTCGATGTCATCAGCAATTTGCCGCCTGGCGCCGCCTTCCGCGGCCCCGGCGGTCCGCCGATGGCCTTTGCGGTGGAGCAGGCGATCGACGAGGCCGCGCTGCGGCTTGGCGTCGATCCGATCGCGCTCCGCAAGCGCTGGGATCCTGATCCGAACCGCCAGCGGCTGTACGACTGGGCGTCCGGGCTCGACACCTGGCGCAACCGCAAGCCGGCCGGGAGCGGCCGCTATCGCCGCGGCGTCGGGGTGGCGACCGGCTATTGGCTCTATCTCTGGCAGCCCAAGGTGAAGGTCGAGGTCGCGGTCAGGGGCGGCCGCATCGTCGCCAGCACCGCGACGCAGGATATCGGCACCGGTACCCGTAGCGTGATCGCCGATACCGTCGCGCGCGAGTTCGATCTCGAGCCGGACGAGATCGAGGTGCGGATCGGCGATTCGTCGCTGCCCGAAGGTCCCGGCTCCGGCGGCAGCCGCGTCACCGCCTCGATCTTGCCGCCGACGCTGTCGGCGATCCAGAAGCTGAAGGCCACGATGCTCGACCAGGCGACGCGGAAGCCGGCGCCGGGCTCGAACGCACCATGGCGCGAGCTGATCGCGCGCTCGCCCGATATCGCCGTCACGGAGACCCGCGGCGAGGACGGCAAGACCACCGCGCCCAGCATCCGCTCGCCGCTGCGCGACGTCGGCTTCATGGGCATCGTGTTCGGCTTCATGATGCGCCGCCTCTCCAACATCGTGGTCGGCGCCGGCGTGCCGAGCTCGGTGCAGGTGATCGAGGTCGAGGTCGACACCTGGCTCGGCCATGTGCGGGTGCTCAACGTGCACACCGGCATTGCCGTGGGCAAGGTCGCGGCTCCGGTGCTGGCGCATAGCCAGGCTTGCGGCGCCGTGATCCAGGGCCTCGGCTACGCGCTCTACGAGGCGCGCGAGCTCGACCCCAACAACGGTGACGTCCTGACCGCCGGCATGGAGGATTATCGCATTCCGGGAATCGCCGACACGCCCGCGATCGACGTACACTTCGACGAGGCCGGCTTCGATCACGTGCTCGGCAACAGCGTCGGCATCGGCGAGGTGGCGACGGTGCCGACATCGCCCGCGGTCGCCAACGCGATCCACGACGCGATCGGCATCCGCCTGACCGAGCTTCCGATCCGGCCCGACCGCATCGTCGCCGCGCTGAAAGGGAGGACCGCCGCATGA
- a CDS encoding TetR/AcrR family transcriptional regulator, with protein MGPKTRILDATMLVFRRHGFRRSSIEQVAEAAGLTRQALYHHFESKEALFRAVVERVHEQAMAAEDAAVVAAEQAGGDLGDILAAGMNARMKTAIASFDGSPHIEELYSEHIAQARDLYQKYSVLYAERLFAVVVRTARRLQLVLPQGMSAADFARLVEMAVHGSKSQHPAMQPADAFLKDMTMMVRALCAGAVPKQKPGARKATARKRPSPSKTGGRP; from the coding sequence ATGGGACCGAAGACCCGCATTCTCGACGCCACCATGCTGGTGTTCCGCCGCCACGGCTTCCGTCGCTCCTCGATCGAGCAGGTGGCGGAAGCCGCCGGGCTGACCCGGCAGGCGCTCTATCATCACTTCGAATCCAAGGAAGCGCTGTTCCGCGCCGTGGTCGAACGCGTGCATGAGCAGGCCATGGCGGCCGAGGACGCCGCCGTCGTCGCCGCGGAGCAGGCCGGCGGCGATCTCGGCGACATCCTGGCCGCCGGCATGAACGCGCGGATGAAAACCGCGATCGCCTCCTTCGACGGCTCGCCGCATATCGAGGAGCTGTATTCCGAGCACATCGCGCAGGCGCGCGACCTCTACCAGAAATATTCGGTGCTCTATGCGGAGCGCCTGTTCGCCGTCGTGGTACGGACGGCGCGCAGGTTGCAGCTCGTGCTGCCGCAGGGCATGTCGGCGGCCGATTTCGCGCGGCTGGTCGAGATGGCGGTGCACGGGTCGAAGTCGCAGCACCCGGCGATGCAGCCGGCGGACGCGTTCCTCAAGGACATGACCATGATGGTGCGGGCGCTCTGCGCCGGCGCCGTGCCCAAGCAGAAGCCGGGCGCCCGTAAGGCGACGGCGAGGAAAAGACCATCACCGAGCAAAACTGGAGGACGTCCATGA
- a CDS encoding DUF6894 family protein: MTQVYLHCANTRGVLMDRRGTSVASLAEACEAATCAMRSLVATVSLEDWRDWTMHVSDEAGDEIVILPFASVLGKPH; this comes from the coding sequence ATGACCCAGGTCTATCTGCATTGCGCCAATACGCGGGGAGTGTTGATGGATCGCCGTGGCACCTCGGTGGCCAGCCTCGCCGAGGCGTGCGAGGCGGCGACCTGCGCGATGCGATCGCTGGTCGCAACGGTCAGCCTGGAAGACTGGCGCGACTGGACCATGCATGTCAGCGACGAGGCCGGCGACGAGATCGTCATCCTTCCCTTCGCATCCGTGCTCGGCAAGCCGCACTGA
- a CDS encoding acyltransferase family protein produces the protein MPGHSTVNGVVRFEALDAIRGISALLVVLFHIPLYHALKGEQSFANLQFCVDMFFALSGFVLCHAYGSRLRQGTDGIRFATARFARLWPLHVIMLVLFVGIEITKLVFTRGGGSFALDSAPFGEGHTLWEAVTNILFLQAFHLHPGLTWNGAAWSAALEFYVSLLFAAVVIVFPRRRREIFLALCLAAGALLFRESPDSLFVSSDWGVLRAMFSFFAGCLVYDMRLQSNGRLATPHLLEVWSVLLFAVFLLTTPKGGLEYAFPLLAAIVIYVFSFDQGIVSALMRTSPLQKLGLWSYSIYMIHTFLFQVMRMVGSYLSHKLNPDLIVWYNDDKLLQLGSPGTALVLALVLSVVLVVPLAALTYRWIERPAMDFGRGLSRWRGTDQSADGSPNHRFAARLAAARSGMS, from the coding sequence ATGCCGGGGCACAGCACGGTTAATGGTGTGGTTCGATTTGAGGCGCTTGATGCGATCAGAGGTATCAGCGCGCTGCTCGTGGTGCTGTTCCACATCCCGCTTTACCACGCGCTCAAGGGCGAGCAGTCGTTCGCAAACCTGCAATTCTGCGTCGACATGTTCTTCGCGCTGTCCGGCTTCGTGCTGTGCCATGCCTATGGCAGCCGCCTCCGGCAAGGCACCGACGGCATCCGGTTCGCGACGGCCCGCTTCGCAAGGCTGTGGCCGCTGCACGTCATCATGCTCGTGCTGTTCGTCGGGATCGAGATCACCAAGCTGGTGTTCACGCGCGGCGGCGGCTCGTTCGCGCTCGACTCGGCTCCCTTCGGCGAGGGCCATACGCTGTGGGAAGCCGTCACCAACATCCTGTTCCTGCAGGCCTTCCATTTGCATCCCGGGCTGACCTGGAACGGCGCGGCCTGGAGCGCCGCGCTCGAGTTCTACGTCTCGCTGCTGTTCGCCGCCGTCGTGATCGTGTTCCCGCGCCGGCGGCGTGAGATCTTTCTGGCGCTTTGCCTCGCGGCCGGCGCGCTGCTCTTCAGGGAATCGCCGGATTCCCTGTTCGTGTCGAGCGATTGGGGCGTACTGCGCGCCATGTTCAGCTTCTTCGCCGGCTGCCTCGTCTACGACATGCGCCTGCAATCGAATGGCAGGCTGGCAACGCCGCATCTGCTGGAGGTGTGGAGCGTCCTGCTGTTCGCGGTGTTCCTGCTGACCACGCCGAAGGGCGGCCTGGAATACGCCTTTCCGCTGCTCGCGGCGATCGTGATCTACGTGTTCTCGTTCGATCAGGGCATCGTCTCGGCGCTGATGCGGACGTCGCCGCTGCAGAAGCTCGGCCTGTGGTCCTACTCGATCTACATGATCCACACCTTCCTGTTCCAGGTGATGCGGATGGTCGGCTCCTATCTGAGCCACAAGCTGAACCCCGACCTGATCGTCTGGTACAATGACGACAAGCTGCTGCAACTGGGATCGCCCGGCACGGCGCTGGTGCTGGCGTTGGTTTTGTCAGTGGTCCTGGTCGTGCCGCTTGCTGCGCTGACCTATCGCTGGATCGAGCGGCCCGCGATGGATTTCGGGCGCGGCCTGTCGCGATGGCGCGGGACGGATCAATCGGCGGATGGTTCGCCGAACCATCGCTTTGCGGCCCGACTGGCTGCCGCGAGGTCCGGGATGAGCTAG